The Mycolicibacterium boenickei genome has a segment encoding these proteins:
- a CDS encoding acyl-CoA dehydrogenase family protein, whose translation MTDTVSTAATTESVEEFALRARAWLAENMPSIDPDNPPFSVRAEAESWERAKELQKRLHEGGFAGICFPREYGGLGLDYAYQKAFNDECVSYEMPLILNTPSFTICGATILDMGSEDQKRERISAAIRGDEVLCQLLSEPSGGSDLAGVITRAELHGDKWIINGAKTWSTSAFAADYGLMLARTDWTVPKHEGLTMFLVPLNAPGITMRRITEVNGNEEFCEEFFDNLELPADAVVGEVNDGWTVASRQLHHERRAVGGGSEFASGTGAENANEMPPDHVGLAEATGQGDDARVQDLAGRALVRRIVKKQLIDHVGKAIENGSLPPNAGTLIRLFHAETTELEVDTALAIAGTAGVIDEGSADAPGLLDIGVRYLSRQTGSLGGGSSEMARNVIGERILGFPREHAADRGVPFNQVKRNKS comes from the coding sequence ATGACCGACACCGTGAGCACCGCCGCCACCACCGAATCGGTCGAAGAGTTCGCGCTGCGCGCCCGGGCCTGGCTGGCCGAGAACATGCCGTCGATCGATCCGGACAATCCCCCGTTCTCGGTGCGCGCCGAAGCCGAATCCTGGGAGCGCGCAAAGGAACTGCAGAAGCGACTCCACGAAGGCGGATTCGCCGGTATCTGCTTCCCCCGCGAGTACGGCGGCCTGGGCCTCGACTACGCGTACCAGAAAGCGTTCAACGACGAGTGCGTCTCCTACGAGATGCCGTTGATCCTCAACACCCCGTCGTTCACCATCTGCGGCGCGACGATTCTCGACATGGGTAGCGAAGATCAGAAGCGCGAACGCATTTCGGCTGCGATTCGCGGCGACGAGGTGCTCTGCCAGTTGCTGTCCGAGCCCAGCGGCGGGTCGGACCTGGCCGGGGTGATCACCCGCGCCGAGTTGCACGGCGACAAGTGGATCATCAACGGCGCCAAGACCTGGAGCACCAGCGCGTTCGCTGCCGACTACGGGTTGATGCTGGCCCGCACCGACTGGACCGTGCCCAAACACGAGGGCCTGACCATGTTCCTGGTGCCGCTGAACGCACCCGGAATCACGATGCGCCGCATCACCGAGGTCAACGGCAACGAAGAGTTCTGCGAAGAGTTCTTCGACAACTTGGAACTTCCCGCGGACGCCGTCGTGGGCGAGGTCAACGACGGCTGGACGGTCGCCTCCCGCCAGCTGCACCACGAACGTCGCGCTGTCGGTGGCGGTTCCGAGTTCGCCAGCGGCACCGGGGCCGAGAACGCCAACGAGATGCCGCCCGACCACGTCGGGCTGGCCGAGGCCACCGGCCAGGGCGACGACGCGCGCGTGCAGGATCTGGCGGGACGCGCCCTGGTGCGACGTATCGTCAAGAAGCAGCTCATCGACCACGTGGGCAAGGCGATCGAAAACGGTTCGCTGCCACCCAATGCGGGCACCTTGATCCGGCTGTTCCACGCCGAGACCACCGAGCTCGAAGTGGACACCGCGCTGGCGATCGCAGGCACGGCCGGTGTGATCGACGAAGGCAGCGCCGACGCCCCCGGGCTCCTCGACATCGGCGTGCGGTATCTGTCCCGCCAGACCGGGTCGTTGGGCGGCGGCAGTTCGGAGATGGCGCGCAACGTGATCGGCGAGCGGATCCTCGGCTTCCCGCGCGAGCACGCGGCCGACCGCGGGGT
- a CDS encoding acyl-CoA dehydrogenase family protein: MTDVANPEQMLFTSTAQAFLEKEVPLTRVRQLHAEGNSFDPRWWGRAAELGWAGLLVPEELGGGSPSGDGVTDLALLAEQAGRTVAPGPLHPVSIVLAGLVEAPGGHEELIEALVSGQTVASWAAYEPNRPFGALQSATGVGTTATRTDSGYRIDGVKDRVEAGEQSGAVLVVAVCDGAIRQFVVPTDVAGVTVIPQNSVDLVKRYARVQFDGVEVGESAAVGSAEQTPAIIERQRQVALVLQCAEVVGILDTVLTMTNQWLVDRHSFGRPLASYQALKHRAADMKMWFEAARATTAGAVAAVSERSPDAAKLVSVAKAYVAERAPVMLQDCVQLHGGIGVTWEHDLHLYLRRVALYRALYGSPEDHHRAVYALSRKTDAAEEIGA; encoded by the coding sequence ATGACCGACGTGGCAAATCCCGAACAGATGCTGTTCACCTCCACCGCGCAGGCCTTCCTGGAAAAGGAAGTGCCGCTGACCCGGGTGCGTCAACTGCACGCCGAGGGCAACTCGTTCGACCCTCGATGGTGGGGCCGTGCGGCGGAATTGGGGTGGGCCGGCCTTCTGGTGCCCGAGGAACTGGGTGGCGGCAGCCCGTCAGGGGACGGCGTGACCGACCTGGCCCTGCTCGCCGAGCAGGCCGGGCGGACGGTGGCTCCGGGTCCACTGCACCCGGTCAGCATCGTGCTGGCTGGTCTGGTCGAAGCACCCGGCGGCCACGAGGAATTGATCGAGGCCCTGGTGTCCGGCCAGACCGTGGCGTCCTGGGCGGCCTACGAGCCGAACCGACCGTTCGGAGCCCTGCAGTCCGCCACCGGCGTCGGCACCACAGCCACCCGCACCGACTCGGGCTACCGGATCGACGGCGTCAAGGACCGGGTCGAAGCCGGCGAGCAGAGTGGTGCGGTGCTGGTGGTGGCCGTCTGCGACGGCGCGATCAGGCAGTTCGTGGTGCCCACCGACGTCGCCGGGGTGACGGTCATCCCGCAGAACTCGGTGGACCTGGTCAAGCGTTACGCCCGAGTGCAATTCGACGGGGTCGAGGTCGGCGAATCCGCCGCGGTGGGGTCCGCCGAGCAGACCCCGGCCATCATCGAACGCCAGCGCCAGGTGGCTCTGGTGCTGCAGTGCGCCGAGGTCGTCGGGATCCTCGACACAGTGCTCACGATGACCAATCAGTGGCTCGTCGACCGTCACAGTTTCGGCCGCCCGTTGGCGTCCTACCAGGCCCTCAAGCATCGCGCCGCCGACATGAAGATGTGGTTCGAGGCCGCGCGGGCCACCACCGCCGGGGCAGTCGCCGCGGTGTCGGAACGCTCGCCGGACGCAGCCAAGCTCGTCAGCGTCGCGAAAGCCTATGTGGCAGAACGTGCTCCCGTGATGCTGCAGGACTGCGTGCAGTTGCACGGCGGCATCGGCGTGACCTGGGAGCACGACCTGCATCTGTACCTGCGCAGGGTCGCCCTGTACCGGGCGCTCTACGGGTCACCCGAAGACCACCACCGCGCGGTGTACGCACTGAGCCGCAAGACCGACGCAGCCGAGGAGATCGGGGCATGA